In the genome of Cuculus canorus isolate bCucCan1 chromosome 26, bCucCan1.pri, whole genome shotgun sequence, one region contains:
- the TCF7L1 gene encoding transcription factor 7-like 1 isoform X2 produces the protein MPQLEPAAGGDDLGAPDELIAFQDEGEEQDKGAGRGSAHGDLDELKSSLVSETENRGSGSGSDSEAERPPPPRESFQKPREYLAEVVRRQDGGFFKGPPYPGYPFLMLPELGSPYLANGALSPGGARTYLQMKWPLLDVPAGATLKDSRSPSPAHLSNKVPVVQHTHPMHPLTPLITYSNDHFSPGSPPGHLSPEIDPKTGIPRPPHPSELPPYYPLSPGAVGQIPHPLGWLVPQQGQPVYSIPPGSFRHPYPALAMNASMSSLMSSRFSPHMVPPPAHGLHPSGIPHPTIVSPIVKQEPTQPSVSPGGNSKSPVTVKKEEEKKPHIKKPLNAFMLYMKEMRAKVVAECTLKESAAINQILGRRWHSLSREEQAKYYELARKERQLHSQLYPTWSARDNYGKKKKRKREKLAQQQSHDTESSLASKSKKPCVQYLPAEKPCASPASSHGSMLDSPATPSAALASPAAPAATHSEQAQPLSLTTKPETRAQLTVHSAAFLSGKATSSSSSSSSSSSSSLGSPPSLLSRPIPFTSVPSTALLSSPPSFAAAISSPQAALAALQTQPLSLVTKPAD, from the exons ATGCCGCAGCTGGAACCGGCGGCAGGGGGGGACGACCTGGGGGCCCCCGACGAGCTCATCGCCTTCCAAGACGAGGGCGAGGAACAGGACAAGGGCGCGGGGCGCGGCTCGGCCCACGGGGACCTGGACGAGCTCAAATCCTCCCTGGTCAGCGAGACCGAGAACCGCGGCTCCGGCTCCGGCTCCGACTCCGAG GCGGAGcggcccccgccgccccgggaAAGTTTCCAGAAGCCGCGGGAGTACTTGGCTGAAG tGGTCCGACGACAAGATGGGGGCTTTTTTAAGGGCCCCCCCTATCCGGGCTACCCCTTCCTGATGCTCCCTGAGCTGGGCAGCCCCTACCTCGCCAACGGAGCCCTCTCCCCCGGCGGCGCCCGCACC taCCTGCAGATGAAGTGGCCGCTGCTGGACGTGCCGGCTGGCGCCACGCTGAAAGATAGCCGCTCGCCCTCGCCCGCGCACTTG TCAAACAAGGTCCCAGTGGTGCAGCACACGCATCCCATGCACCCACTGACGCCACTCATCACCTACAGCAACGACCACTTCTCGCCGGGCTCGCCGCCAGGCCACCTCTCACCAGAGATTGACCCAAAGACGG GGATCCCTCGGCCGCCACACCCGTCTGAGCTGCCCCCCTATTACCCGCTGTCGCCAGGAGCCGTGGGCCAGATCCCGCACCCGCTGGGCTGGCTGGTGCCACA GCAAGGCCAGCCCGTCTACTCCATCCCTCCCGGCAGCTTCCGTCACCCCTACCCTGCCCTCGCCATGAACGCCTCCATGTCCAG TTTGATGTCCAGCCGTTTCTCCCCACACATGGTCCCACCACCTGCCCATGGGCTGCACCCCTCGGGCATCCCGCACCCGACCATCGTCTCACCCATCGTGAAGCAGGAACCCACCCAGCCCAGCGTCAGCCCCGGAGGCAACTC GAAATCCCCCGTCACtgtgaagaaggaggaggagaagaaaccCCACATCAAGAAGCCGCTCAATGCTTTCATGTTGTACATGAAGGAGATGAGGGCCAAGGTGGTGGCTGAGTGCACGCTGAAGGAGAGCGCTGCCATCAACCAGATCCTGGGCCGGCGG tGGCACTCACTCTCACGGGAAGAGCAGGCAAAGTACTACGAGCTCGCCCGGAAGGAGCGGCAGCTGCACTCCCAGCTCTACCCGACGTGGTCTGCGCGGGACAACTAC ggcaagaaaaagaagagaaagcgAGAGAAGCTGGCCCAGCAGCAAAGCCACGACACGGAGA GCTCACTGGCTTCCAAGAGCAAGAAGCCGTGCGTGCAGTACCTGCCGGCTGAGAAGCCTTGTGCCAGCCCCGCGTCCTCCCATGGCAGCATGCTGGATTCACCCGCCACGCCGTCAGCTGCCCTGGCATCCCCGGCCGCGCCGGCCGCCACCCACTCAGAACAGGCTCAGCCCCTCTCACTCACCACCAAGCCGGAGACCAGGGCTCAGCTCACTGTGCATTCAGCTGCCTTCCTCTCGGGCAAAgccacctcttcttcctcctcctcttcttcctcctcctcttcgaGCCTCGGCAGCCCACCCTCGCTCCTCTCCAGACCCATTCCCTTCACCTCGGTGCCCTCCACGGCTCTCCTGTCCTCACCTCCATCCTTCGCGGCCGCCATCTCGTCCCCGCAGGCTGCCCTGGCCGCGCTGCAAACGCAGCCCCTTTCTCTGGTCACCAAACCTGCTGACTAA
- the TCF7L1 gene encoding transcription factor 7-like 1 isoform X1 produces the protein MPQLEPAAGGDDLGAPDELIAFQDEGEEQDKGAGRGSAHGDLDELKSSLVSETENRGSGSGSDSEVGNGGYRGGCAPRPAPLRALSPQAERPPPPRESFQKPREYLAEVVRRQDGGFFKGPPYPGYPFLMLPELGSPYLANGALSPGGARTYLQMKWPLLDVPAGATLKDSRSPSPAHLSNKVPVVQHTHPMHPLTPLITYSNDHFSPGSPPGHLSPEIDPKTGIPRPPHPSELPPYYPLSPGAVGQIPHPLGWLVPQQGQPVYSIPPGSFRHPYPALAMNASMSSLMSSRFSPHMVPPPAHGLHPSGIPHPTIVSPIVKQEPTQPSVSPGGNSKSPVTVKKEEEKKPHIKKPLNAFMLYMKEMRAKVVAECTLKESAAINQILGRRWHSLSREEQAKYYELARKERQLHSQLYPTWSARDNYGKKKKRKREKLAQQQSHDTESSLASKSKKPCVQYLPAEKPCASPASSHGSMLDSPATPSAALASPAAPAATHSEQAQPLSLTTKPETRAQLTVHSAAFLSGKATSSSSSSSSSSSSSLGSPPSLLSRPIPFTSVPSTALLSSPPSFAAAISSPQAALAALQTQPLSLVTKPAD, from the exons ATGCCGCAGCTGGAACCGGCGGCAGGGGGGGACGACCTGGGGGCCCCCGACGAGCTCATCGCCTTCCAAGACGAGGGCGAGGAACAGGACAAGGGCGCGGGGCGCGGCTCGGCCCACGGGGACCTGGACGAGCTCAAATCCTCCCTGGTCAGCGAGACCGAGAACCGCGGCTCCGGCTCCGGCTCCGACTCCGAGGTGGGAAACGGGGGCTATCGGGGGGGGTGCGCTCCCCGGCCGGCCCCGCTCAGAGCCCTCTCCCCGCAGGCGGAGcggcccccgccgccccgggaAAGTTTCCAGAAGCCGCGGGAGTACTTGGCTGAAG tGGTCCGACGACAAGATGGGGGCTTTTTTAAGGGCCCCCCCTATCCGGGCTACCCCTTCCTGATGCTCCCTGAGCTGGGCAGCCCCTACCTCGCCAACGGAGCCCTCTCCCCCGGCGGCGCCCGCACC taCCTGCAGATGAAGTGGCCGCTGCTGGACGTGCCGGCTGGCGCCACGCTGAAAGATAGCCGCTCGCCCTCGCCCGCGCACTTG TCAAACAAGGTCCCAGTGGTGCAGCACACGCATCCCATGCACCCACTGACGCCACTCATCACCTACAGCAACGACCACTTCTCGCCGGGCTCGCCGCCAGGCCACCTCTCACCAGAGATTGACCCAAAGACGG GGATCCCTCGGCCGCCACACCCGTCTGAGCTGCCCCCCTATTACCCGCTGTCGCCAGGAGCCGTGGGCCAGATCCCGCACCCGCTGGGCTGGCTGGTGCCACA GCAAGGCCAGCCCGTCTACTCCATCCCTCCCGGCAGCTTCCGTCACCCCTACCCTGCCCTCGCCATGAACGCCTCCATGTCCAG TTTGATGTCCAGCCGTTTCTCCCCACACATGGTCCCACCACCTGCCCATGGGCTGCACCCCTCGGGCATCCCGCACCCGACCATCGTCTCACCCATCGTGAAGCAGGAACCCACCCAGCCCAGCGTCAGCCCCGGAGGCAACTC GAAATCCCCCGTCACtgtgaagaaggaggaggagaagaaaccCCACATCAAGAAGCCGCTCAATGCTTTCATGTTGTACATGAAGGAGATGAGGGCCAAGGTGGTGGCTGAGTGCACGCTGAAGGAGAGCGCTGCCATCAACCAGATCCTGGGCCGGCGG tGGCACTCACTCTCACGGGAAGAGCAGGCAAAGTACTACGAGCTCGCCCGGAAGGAGCGGCAGCTGCACTCCCAGCTCTACCCGACGTGGTCTGCGCGGGACAACTAC ggcaagaaaaagaagagaaagcgAGAGAAGCTGGCCCAGCAGCAAAGCCACGACACGGAGA GCTCACTGGCTTCCAAGAGCAAGAAGCCGTGCGTGCAGTACCTGCCGGCTGAGAAGCCTTGTGCCAGCCCCGCGTCCTCCCATGGCAGCATGCTGGATTCACCCGCCACGCCGTCAGCTGCCCTGGCATCCCCGGCCGCGCCGGCCGCCACCCACTCAGAACAGGCTCAGCCCCTCTCACTCACCACCAAGCCGGAGACCAGGGCTCAGCTCACTGTGCATTCAGCTGCCTTCCTCTCGGGCAAAgccacctcttcttcctcctcctcttcttcctcctcctcttcgaGCCTCGGCAGCCCACCCTCGCTCCTCTCCAGACCCATTCCCTTCACCTCGGTGCCCTCCACGGCTCTCCTGTCCTCACCTCCATCCTTCGCGGCCGCCATCTCGTCCCCGCAGGCTGCCCTGGCCGCGCTGCAAACGCAGCCCCTTTCTCTGGTCACCAAACCTGCTGACTAA